The window GCCCATTGAGTCTCTGCACAGCCAATCCGGACACTGCATATGTGCAAAGCTATCAATTGAATAAGATTCTGATTGCGGCCATGGTTGAATACTGCAGAGAGAAGGGAATTCGATTTATGCTGGTCACCATAGACATTGGCTCCTACATTCCCGAAGTCGAGAGAAAGTACGAATCCGCAGATTCGACATTTGACACAAATTTTTTTGAAGACGACTTGAAGAAATATGCCGCATCGCTTAACATAGATTACGTTGGGTTACAGGGGGTGTTCAGACAGGCGTATGAGAACGGAAGGGCGCCCTTGCACTGGACACACTGGAACTACAAAGGCCATCGAGTGGTCGCAGGTGCTCTTGCAAATGAATTGAAATCAATTGCAGCGGATTCGGAAGAACACAGGCCGGCCGGCTACAGGGTGAAAAACTAAGACCCCGGGAGCGGAGCCGAAAGTGGGAAAAATAGCAATCCTCAAGGAAATGTGGCTGTTCCTAAGAATAAGAAAGAAATGGTGGCTTGCACCAATTGTTGTTTTTCTGCTTCTTTTTGGT is drawn from Candidatus Eisenbacteria bacterium and contains these coding sequences:
- a CDS encoding DUF5989 family protein — translated: MGKIAILKEMWLFLRIRKKWWLAPIVVFLLLFGALIVFTQGSALAPFIYALF